The following coding sequences are from one Streptomyces sp. NBC_01294 window:
- a CDS encoding LysR substrate-binding domain-containing protein: MPGGGIPPAALRERALISLPRGTGLSGVPERACAEAGFAPRVEFAAAAPAVLVRSAGRGLGVAVVPSGAESGADRRDGGGLRALRITGPAPNGRVSPAWRTAGPAGPAALRLLERLRAEGPGRPAP, translated from the coding sequence TTGCCGGGCGGCGGGATCCCGCCGGCGGCGCTGCGCGAGCGGGCGCTGATCAGCCTGCCGCGCGGGACCGGACTGAGCGGGGTGCCGGAGCGGGCGTGCGCGGAGGCGGGCTTCGCGCCGCGGGTGGAGTTCGCGGCGGCGGCGCCCGCGGTGCTGGTCCGGTCGGCCGGGCGGGGGCTGGGCGTGGCCGTGGTGCCGTCCGGAGCCGAGTCCGGAGCGGACCGGCGGGACGGCGGCGGTCTGCGGGCGCTGCGGATCACCGGGCCGGCGCCGAACGGGCGGGTGTCGCCGGCCTGGCGCACGGCCGGGCCGGCCGGGCCCGCCGCCCTCAGGCTGCTGGAACGGCTGCGCGCGGAGGGCCCCGGGCGGCCCGCGCCGTGA